The following coding sequences are from one Paenibacillus sp. FSL R5-0912 window:
- a CDS encoding disulfide oxidoreductase — translation MNKFSAFCRRNCLYLAWFVSVVAVAGSLYLSEVLKYEPCKLCWFQRIFMYPQLILLGIATYRGDKRIIPYVLPLSLIGGSISIYHYAEQKIPALSKVLPCTIGVPCNTDYLNYFGFITIPLLALIAFALITILLWTGRKEDAGE, via the coding sequence ATGAATAAATTCTCTGCATTCTGCCGCCGGAATTGTCTCTACTTGGCCTGGTTCGTCTCGGTTGTTGCTGTAGCAGGCAGTCTGTATCTCAGTGAAGTGCTGAAATATGAGCCCTGCAAGCTATGCTGGTTTCAGCGGATATTTATGTACCCGCAGCTTATTTTGCTCGGAATCGCCACTTACCGGGGGGATAAGCGCATTATCCCTTATGTGCTGCCCTTAAGTTTGATTGGCGGAAGCATTTCGATCTATCATTACGCAGAGCAGAAAATTCCGGCACTTAGCAAGGTGCTTCCATGTACAATCGGTGTCCCGTGCAACACGGATTATCTGAATTATTTCGGATTCATCACCATCCCGCTGCTGGCACTCATTGCGTTCGCATTAATCACAATTCTGCTATGGACAGGGCGTAAAGAGGATGCAGGTGAGTAA
- a CDS encoding tyrosine-type recombinase/integrase: MNEPELEYEEELDAFLIWMKDAGYTAYTQKSYLADVREFLGSLNGRELGTVKKLQVVSYLTSVRERGVSDATRNRKHASISCLFKALTELELLNINPASGIKKSKTEKNREPVYLDEQDLQRFLSAVDGKYRSRNLAVFLLMSYMGLRVGEVHTLNQSDYNVERRSLRVFGKGRKWRNVPVPEDIAPYLDQALTDRLNPWHSKEEAMFISQKGRRLSIRGIQGIAADTFSRFQSEVPSSQRRPYSSHKLRHSFATMLLRKGADLRTVQELLGHSSIQTTTVYTHITNREKEEAMSRLQIGMPYKTGSGDL, encoded by the coding sequence ATGAATGAGCCGGAGCTTGAATATGAAGAAGAGCTGGATGCCTTCCTGATCTGGATGAAGGACGCCGGCTACACAGCATATACGCAGAAATCCTATCTTGCTGATGTACGGGAATTTCTGGGCAGTCTGAACGGACGGGAGCTGGGTACTGTAAAAAAACTGCAGGTTGTCTCCTATCTGACTTCGGTGCGGGAACGCGGGGTAAGTGATGCGACACGAAACCGCAAGCATGCGTCAATAAGCTGCCTCTTCAAGGCGCTGACGGAGCTGGAGCTGCTGAATATCAACCCGGCTTCCGGAATCAAGAAGTCCAAAACCGAAAAAAACCGTGAGCCTGTCTATCTGGATGAACAAGACCTGCAGCGGTTTCTGTCAGCGGTAGACGGCAAATACAGAAGCCGCAATCTGGCTGTTTTTTTGCTGATGTCGTATATGGGGCTGCGGGTAGGGGAAGTACACACGCTGAATCAGAGTGATTATAATGTAGAGAGACGTTCACTGCGTGTCTTCGGCAAAGGACGCAAATGGCGCAACGTCCCGGTTCCTGAGGATATTGCCCCGTATCTTGACCAGGCGCTGACGGACCGGCTTAATCCTTGGCACAGCAAGGAGGAGGCGATGTTCATCTCGCAAAAAGGCCGCCGGCTCTCCATCCGCGGCATCCAAGGGATTGCTGCGGATACATTCAGCCGCTTCCAGAGTGAAGTGCCTTCGTCCCAGCGCCGGCCGTACTCCAGCCATAAGCTGCGGCACTCCTTTGCCACCATGCTGCTGCGCAAGGGAGCGGATCTGCGCACGGTGCAGGAGCTGCTGGGCCATTCCTCGATCCAGACGACCACTGTATACACACATATTACGAACCGTGAGAAGGAAGAAGCTATGTCCAGACTGCAGATCGGTATGCCGTATAAGACAGGCAGCGGTGATTTGTGA
- a CDS encoding WD40/YVTN/BNR-like repeat-containing protein encodes MSSTASGYKVLRRGLLLLLTLLILSACSSAPAPEPSQPPQPTEAPEEGQMITVITPDAKNVDNENAPKYQIQTRLTDFRLLNPSAGIAWGVTKNELRMYMTLDNGKTWANISPATTVQFLSNPVYGKEIFFTDPSNGWIIRSSFGTTETVVLRTTDGGHTWKVSAFPDTNTLSSFYFSSPTHGWLMTSWDASSTKESKALYATQDGGATWALVMQNEQYNPNLPNNTIPLPGVTTGMIFKDGSRGFVTLQTGALPKIYVTKDGGATWAAGSEFLVNESFGGCDRVIAGEPEFFGTDHTSGWLSVGCQKEKEASMTYNGYFTANGGENWKFISLSRPAMTGINRHVAPEFLSSQAGWSLEGNLLYKTMNQGQTWTVLPASSVLQSKLLEYPEVVKLQFISEDVGWLLIQKEEDRRSILLQTTNGGVSWRVM; translated from the coding sequence TTGTCATCCACAGCTTCAGGTTACAAGGTTCTGAGAAGGGGGCTGCTGCTTCTCCTGACCTTACTTATTCTCTCGGCTTGTTCTTCTGCTCCCGCTCCCGAGCCTTCCCAGCCCCCGCAGCCGACGGAAGCGCCGGAAGAAGGGCAGATGATTACGGTCATCACACCGGATGCCAAGAACGTCGATAATGAGAATGCCCCGAAATATCAGATTCAGACCCGGCTGACAGACTTCAGGCTGCTTAACCCGTCAGCGGGAATAGCCTGGGGCGTCACCAAAAATGAGCTGCGCATGTATATGACCCTTGATAACGGCAAAACCTGGGCCAATATCTCGCCGGCTACGACTGTACAGTTTCTGAGCAACCCGGTATATGGCAAAGAGATTTTCTTCACCGATCCAAGCAACGGCTGGATTATACGAAGCTCTTTCGGCACGACCGAGACCGTGGTGCTGCGCACGACAGATGGGGGACACACCTGGAAAGTTTCTGCTTTTCCTGACACCAATACCTTGTCTTCGTTCTACTTCAGTTCACCGACCCATGGCTGGCTGATGACTTCCTGGGATGCCAGCTCCACCAAAGAGAGCAAAGCCTTGTATGCTACGCAGGACGGCGGTGCTACCTGGGCCCTGGTCATGCAGAACGAACAGTATAATCCGAATCTCCCTAACAATACAATTCCGCTGCCGGGCGTTACGACCGGAATGATATTTAAGGACGGAAGCCGAGGATTCGTAACACTGCAGACCGGGGCACTGCCTAAGATATATGTCACCAAAGACGGAGGCGCAACCTGGGCGGCAGGCTCTGAATTTCTGGTTAACGAGAGCTTTGGAGGCTGTGACCGGGTCATTGCCGGTGAACCTGAATTCTTTGGTACGGATCATACAAGCGGATGGCTGTCTGTAGGGTGTCAAAAAGAGAAAGAGGCCAGCATGACCTACAACGGCTATTTCACTGCAAACGGGGGAGAGAACTGGAAGTTCATCAGCCTCAGCCGGCCGGCGATGACGGGAATTAACCGGCATGTGGCACCTGAATTCCTCAGCTCGCAGGCGGGCTGGTCTTTAGAGGGGAACCTGTTGTACAAGACGATGAATCAGGGACAGACCTGGACGGTACTTCCGGCCAGCAGTGTACTGCAGTCCAAGCTGCTGGAATATCCGGAAGTAGTGAAGCTGCAATTCATCTCTGAGGATGTAGGCTGGCTGCTGATCCAGAAAGAAGAGGACCGCAGATCTATCCTGCTGCAGACTACGAATGGCGGAGTGAGCTGGCGGGTCATGTAA
- a CDS encoding DUF2500 domain-containing protein yields the protein MGTGPDPSWMFDFTGTVLPIFLAVVVGIIAVSAGRGLLQWSRNNNAPLQSIPARIVSKRSEVRQQQAQDESSRTSTTYYLTYEAEDGVRREFKVDGHEYGMSAEGDRGVLTYQGTRYHGFQRRPHYSTAE from the coding sequence ATGGGAACGGGACCGGATCCATCCTGGATGTTTGATTTTACAGGAACGGTATTGCCGATATTCCTCGCTGTAGTCGTGGGGATTATCGCTGTGTCTGCAGGCAGAGGACTGCTTCAGTGGAGCCGGAACAATAATGCCCCCCTGCAGTCCATACCCGCCCGCATTGTAAGCAAGCGCAGTGAAGTCCGCCAGCAGCAGGCACAGGATGAGAGCAGCCGTACCAGCACAACCTATTACCTGACGTATGAAGCGGAGGATGGCGTCCGCAGAGAGTTCAAGGTAGACGGCCATGAATATGGCATGAGTGCTGAAGGGGACAGGGGGGTGCTGACATATCAGGGTACAAGGTATCATGGCTTTCAGCGGCGCCCGCATTACTCCACTGCAGAGTAG
- a CDS encoding ATP-binding protein, which translates to MEHHPNHYNDLLVLLSVAIAFLSCFTALDLAERLLRGRKGNLYILLISVVLGTGMWSMHFIGMRAMDLGVPVSYDLLLLVFSLIIPVAASYMLFVMLGNPHTRSRVYLGLGGMLFSSGILIMHFSGILAMKLSATYEQGFSSIILSILFALVVPVITASYDPKWLENAYNMLSVKKLLLVLTLTGVFTGIHYSAMAGASFTIVDSFLYTGRAPLLDESLLGIILGGSFLFIVMIVLGLLYRDRQHVLRFAAFNEQRYMALFEHSPDMVLCIDPALKKIISANPSLRYTTGYGREELGEFKNILYSARDEAAVKEAVRNASQGKSSKLELKVITRDGQQMICSVTVFPLLHNKQQLVYIVAEDVTALMQYQHELIQARDAAESAARMKSEFMATMSHEIRTPLNGIIGINQLLAEEISKPEHLELLKLQSTSSQALLHVMSDVLDISRLEAEGLVLNQEPFQLNVLLQECMDLFEVITRDKQLSFVLSVEEGLPGKFVGDIARIRQILVNLIGNAVKFTPSGAVTVTVESCGLEGASETLQFKVHDTGIGIPPDKLQLLFQSFSQVDASHTRKYPGTGLGLAICKKLVELMQGEIWAEPAPGGGTQFFFRIVLQSLDLSPELIYNQENEDSGVPATTKAV; encoded by the coding sequence ATGGAGCATCATCCGAATCATTACAATGATCTGCTTGTCCTCTTATCTGTTGCTATAGCATTTCTATCGTGCTTCACAGCCCTTGATCTGGCGGAACGGCTGCTCCGTGGCCGCAAGGGGAATCTCTATATTCTGCTTATCTCTGTAGTGCTGGGCACAGGGATGTGGAGTATGCATTTTATCGGAATGCGGGCGATGGATTTGGGAGTTCCGGTATCGTATGATCTGTTGCTGCTTGTGTTCTCGCTGATCATTCCTGTGGCTGCTTCTTATATGCTGTTCGTAATGCTCGGCAACCCCCATACCCGCAGCCGTGTCTATCTGGGTCTTGGCGGTATGCTGTTCAGCAGCGGAATCCTGATCATGCATTTCAGCGGCATTCTGGCGATGAAGCTATCGGCAACGTATGAACAAGGGTTCTCTTCCATTATTTTGTCTATCCTATTCGCCCTGGTTGTCCCTGTCATTACTGCATCCTACGACCCGAAATGGCTGGAGAATGCCTACAATATGCTTAGTGTCAAAAAACTGCTGCTCGTGTTAACCCTGACCGGAGTGTTCACAGGAATACATTATTCTGCAATGGCCGGTGCATCCTTCACAATAGTAGACTCATTCTTGTATACAGGTCGCGCTCCGCTCTTGGATGAATCACTGCTGGGCATCATTCTGGGCGGTTCCTTCTTATTCATTGTGATGATTGTGCTTGGCCTGCTCTATAGGGACCGGCAGCATGTACTCCGCTTTGCAGCGTTTAATGAGCAGCGTTATATGGCCTTGTTCGAGCATAGCCCGGATATGGTGCTATGTATTGATCCGGCCCTTAAGAAGATCATCAGTGCTAATCCTTCCCTGCGGTATACCACGGGATACGGAAGAGAAGAACTGGGGGAATTCAAGAACATCCTGTACAGTGCCAGGGATGAAGCCGCAGTCAAGGAAGCTGTGCGCAATGCCTCCCAAGGGAAGTCCTCCAAGCTGGAGCTGAAGGTAATCACCAGGGACGGCCAGCAGATGATCTGCAGCGTAACGGTGTTTCCATTGCTTCACAATAAGCAACAGCTGGTCTATATCGTTGCCGAGGATGTCACTGCCCTGATGCAGTACCAGCATGAACTGATTCAAGCCCGGGACGCGGCAGAGAGTGCAGCCAGGATGAAAAGCGAATTTATGGCGACAATGAGCCATGAAATCCGTACGCCATTGAACGGAATTATCGGCATCAATCAGCTGCTGGCCGAAGAGATCAGCAAGCCCGAGCATCTGGAGCTGCTGAAGCTGCAGAGTACCAGCAGCCAGGCGTTGCTCCATGTAATGAGTGATGTTCTCGATATTTCCCGCCTGGAAGCAGAGGGTCTCGTGTTGAACCAGGAGCCGTTTCAGCTGAATGTGCTGCTGCAGGAGTGTATGGATCTGTTCGAAGTGATCACCAGAGACAAGCAACTGTCGTTTGTGCTGTCTGTAGAAGAGGGGCTTCCCGGCAAGTTCGTAGGAGACATTGCAAGGATCCGTCAGATCCTGGTTAACTTAATCGGCAATGCGGTGAAATTCACTCCTTCGGGAGCGGTTACAGTTACTGTTGAGTCCTGCGGCCTGGAGGGAGCGTCTGAGACGCTGCAATTCAAAGTGCATGATACGGGCATTGGCATTCCGCCGGATAAGCTGCAGCTGCTGTTCCAATCCTTTTCCCAGGTGGATGCTTCCCACACGCGTAAATATCCGGGTACCGGTCTGGGATTGGCCATTTGCAAGAAGCTGGTGGAGCTTATGCAGGGAGAAATATGGGCGGAACCGGCGCCGGGCGGCGGGACCCAGTTCTTTTTCAGAATTGTGCTACAGTCGCTGGATTTATCGCCGGAGCTGATTTACAACCAAGAAAATGAAGACAGCGGAGTGCCTGCGACTACCAAAGCCGTATAA
- the gerQ gene encoding spore coat protein GerQ, with translation MSNKGSIGNMGTMGTMGTMSSMPPQVTSGSPMTPAGTVVSTTAPVFEQSYVENIFRLNLGKVGTFYFTYENNKDWNAKVYTGVLEAAGRDHLIISDRATGQRVVLLMVNFDYATFEEPLVYQYPGVIGNPAVVRSCR, from the coding sequence ATGAGCAACAAGGGAAGCATTGGAAACATGGGCACCATGGGCACGATGGGTACTATGAGCAGCATGCCGCCACAGGTCACCAGCGGCAGCCCCATGACGCCAGCCGGAACCGTGGTCTCAACAACTGCACCGGTGTTCGAACAGTCTTATGTAGAGAACATCTTCCGACTCAACCTTGGCAAGGTCGGCACCTTCTACTTTACCTATGAGAATAACAAAGACTGGAACGCCAAGGTCTACACGGGTGTGCTTGAAGCTGCCGGCCGCGACCATCTTATTATCAGCGACCGGGCGACCGGACAGCGGGTTGTGCTGCTCATGGTCAACTTCGATTATGCCACCTTTGAAGAGCCGCTTGTCTATCAATATCCCGGAGTTATCGGAAATCCGGCGGTTGTACGGAGCTGCCGATAA
- a CDS encoding cell wall hydrolase → MAVIKTNSEDVRVLARLMRAEAEEDGESGMLMVGNVGVNRILGNCLDFNNIRSVNDMVYQSPGGFEAPQKGYFYQRAREADIRLAKRAIAGERTWPASNALWFFRPVGACPANWYNQQNTGRYKAHCFFTPTQVDCPSLF, encoded by the coding sequence GTGGCCGTCATCAAAACGAACTCGGAGGATGTAAGGGTGCTTGCGCGGCTGATGCGGGCGGAGGCCGAAGAGGATGGGGAGTCAGGCATGCTGATGGTCGGCAATGTCGGGGTCAACCGGATTCTCGGTAACTGTCTGGACTTCAACAACATCCGCAGTGTGAATGATATGGTGTACCAGAGTCCGGGAGGCTTTGAAGCCCCGCAGAAGGGGTACTTCTATCAGCGAGCACGGGAGGCCGATATCCGTTTGGCAAAACGCGCTATCGCAGGGGAAAGAACCTGGCCTGCATCCAATGCGCTGTGGTTCTTCCGGCCTGTCGGGGCCTGTCCGGCCAACTGGTACAATCAGCAGAACACCGGCCGCTACAAGGCACACTGCTTCTTCACGCCGACCCAGGTGGATTGCCCGTCATTATTCTAG
- a CDS encoding L-lactate dehydrogenase, protein MAPFKPNRVVVIGTGAVGTTTAYTLLLRKRMPELVLIDVNHQKALGEALDMNHGMPFVGGVKLWAGTYEDCKEADIIIVTAGASQKPGETRIDLLRKNISIFKDIIQKITKYNHHAILLIATNPVDILSYATLKISGFDRRRVIGSGTVLDSARFRYLIGLHKEIDPRSIHGQIIGEHGDSELPVWSLANVAGIDLGFDEAERNEIFDDTKNAAYEIIDAKGSTSYAIALALDRIVASILNNEGSVLNVSTLLNNYNGVSDVFLGAPCVVDRSGVREVLDLPLSNEEQLLFQQSADKLKGEIAKLEL, encoded by the coding sequence ATGGCCCCATTTAAGCCCAATCGTGTCGTAGTGATCGGCACCGGTGCAGTCGGAACAACGACAGCCTATACGCTGCTGCTGCGTAAGCGCATGCCCGAACTAGTACTCATCGATGTGAACCATCAGAAGGCGCTTGGTGAAGCGCTGGATATGAACCATGGCATGCCATTTGTCGGCGGTGTGAAGCTGTGGGCCGGCACCTATGAGGACTGCAAGGAAGCGGACATCATCATCGTCACTGCCGGAGCCTCCCAGAAGCCTGGTGAAACCCGGATCGACCTGCTGCGCAAGAACATCTCGATCTTCAAAGATATTATCCAAAAAATCACGAAATACAATCATCACGCTATCCTGCTGATTGCCACAAATCCGGTCGATATTCTGTCCTATGCCACCTTGAAGATCAGCGGCTTCGACCGCAGACGGGTTATCGGTTCCGGTACTGTACTGGACAGTGCCCGCTTCCGATACCTGATTGGGCTTCATAAGGAAATCGATCCGCGCAGTATCCATGGACAGATCATCGGTGAACATGGCGATTCCGAGCTGCCGGTCTGGAGTCTCGCCAATGTCGCGGGAATTGATCTGGGCTTCGATGAAGCGGAACGTAATGAGATCTTCGATGACACCAAGAATGCCGCCTACGAGATTATAGATGCCAAAGGATCTACCTCCTATGCCATCGCACTGGCTCTGGACCGGATTGTCGCTTCCATCCTGAATAATGAAGGCTCCGTCCTGAATGTATCTACACTGCTGAACAATTACAACGGCGTGTCAGATGTGTTCCTCGGTGCTCCGTGTGTCGTAGACCGTTCCGGTGTGCGTGAAGTGCTTGACCTTCCGCTCAGCAACGAGGAGCAGCTTCTCTTCCAGCAGTCCGCAGATAAGCTCAAAGGTGAGATCGCCAAGCTGGAGCTTTAA
- a CDS encoding hemolysin family protein, with translation MSDPLPGILNVGLIILIVLLNGFFVSVEYAMVKVRSGRIDSLIEEGSKRAPAARKIVHNLDGYLSACQLGITLASLALGWLGEPAIATIVGPIITNLGFGETTVFVVSLIIAFMFITVLHIVLGELAPKTIAVNKAEAVLLLAAGPMNVFYRIMYPFIWVVNGLARGLLRIFRLAPASELATAHTEEEIRILMQESNKSGLIDNTEMTLVDNIFEFADTMAREIMIPRTEMICLNTHLETDENLEIAFDGMRTRYPVCDGDKDHILGFIHIKDMIRDNAPKYNELIRPILTVPESIQISSLLKVMQRAKTQIAILIDEYGGTSGMVTLEDIMEEIVGEIQDEFDEERPGIEKLGEDEFSIDGLMLIEEINDTLGIHMETDDYDTIGGWLYSKLEVNPPQKGQTVEFDNHLFVVEETDNKRISRIKLLKVQFLTEEAGA, from the coding sequence TTGAGCGACCCTTTACCCGGTATATTAAATGTAGGTCTTATTATTTTGATTGTGCTGCTTAACGGTTTTTTTGTTTCGGTTGAGTATGCGATGGTGAAGGTGCGCAGCGGGCGCATCGATTCACTGATTGAAGAAGGCAGCAAGAGAGCCCCTGCCGCACGAAAAATCGTTCATAATCTGGATGGTTATCTATCGGCCTGTCAGCTTGGCATCACGCTTGCCTCGCTTGCGCTGGGCTGGCTCGGAGAACCGGCAATTGCTACGATTGTGGGGCCTATTATTACGAACCTTGGCTTCGGAGAAACAACTGTTTTTGTGGTTTCGCTTATCATTGCCTTTATGTTTATCACCGTTCTGCATATTGTACTGGGCGAGCTTGCCCCGAAGACCATTGCGGTAAATAAAGCGGAGGCTGTCCTTCTGCTTGCCGCGGGTCCGATGAATGTTTTTTACCGGATCATGTATCCCTTCATCTGGGTGGTTAACGGCCTGGCACGCGGGCTGCTGCGTATCTTCCGTCTGGCGCCGGCATCGGAGCTGGCTACAGCACATACAGAGGAAGAAATACGCATTCTGATGCAGGAGAGCAACAAAAGCGGATTGATCGACAATACGGAAATGACGCTGGTGGACAATATCTTCGAATTTGCCGACACGATGGCCAGGGAAATCATGATTCCGCGCACGGAAATGATCTGTCTCAACACACATCTGGAGACGGACGAGAATCTTGAAATTGCCTTTGACGGAATGAGAACCCGTTATCCGGTCTGCGACGGAGACAAGGACCATATTCTCGGCTTCATTCATATCAAGGATATGATCCGAGATAATGCGCCCAAGTATAACGAATTGATCCGTCCGATATTGACTGTCCCGGAATCGATTCAGATTAGCAGCCTCCTCAAGGTCATGCAGCGTGCCAAGACCCAAATCGCTATCCTGATTGATGAGTATGGCGGTACCTCGGGGATGGTTACTCTGGAGGATATTATGGAAGAGATTGTAGGAGAGATTCAGGATGAGTTCGACGAGGAACGTCCCGGCATCGAGAAGCTGGGGGAGGATGAGTTCTCAATCGACGGCTTGATGCTGATCGAGGAGATCAATGATACGCTCGGAATCCATATGGAGACGGATGATTACGATACGATAGGCGGCTGGCTGTATTCCAAGCTGGAGGTCAATCCTCCGCAAAAAGGCCAGACGGTGGAGTTCGACAACCATTTATTCGTGGTTGAAGAGACCGATAATAAGCGGATTTCCCGGATTAAGCTGCTGAAGGTGCAGTTTTTGACGGAGGAAGCCGGAGCATAG
- a CDS encoding DsbA family protein, with product MSKPKKNNVALPQMSKQEKRRAEQEQQKQKTRILIVSTVALVVIIFVGLFMLASKDGSTTGSAAAPVDFNYSEMARLGKEDAPVKIVEFGDYKCPACAQFTGVIKPQIVQEYVNQDKAAFYFVNLAFIGTDSRTASLAALSVYHQNEEAFWKFFDAIYANQGEEKVEWATPDFLVSLAQQLELPIDFDLLRKDIEDKTYESELERDIQVGTDTGVTNTPSLFVNGVKVNEPFNMEEIDAQIKVAAEAVAAQ from the coding sequence TTGAGCAAACCGAAAAAGAACAATGTCGCGCTTCCCCAGATGAGCAAGCAGGAGAAACGCCGGGCAGAGCAGGAGCAGCAGAAGCAGAAAACGAGAATCCTGATCGTGAGTACAGTGGCGTTAGTCGTTATTATTTTTGTGGGATTATTCATGCTGGCCTCGAAGGACGGCTCAACCACAGGATCTGCTGCGGCTCCCGTTGACTTCAATTACAGTGAAATGGCACGGCTGGGCAAAGAAGATGCTCCAGTCAAAATCGTTGAATTCGGCGATTACAAATGTCCGGCTTGCGCCCAGTTCACCGGGGTGATTAAACCGCAAATCGTTCAGGAGTATGTCAATCAGGATAAAGCAGCCTTTTACTTCGTCAACCTGGCCTTTATTGGTACAGATTCGAGAACAGCTTCACTAGCGGCACTGTCCGTATATCATCAGAATGAAGAGGCTTTCTGGAAATTCTTCGATGCCATCTATGCTAACCAGGGTGAAGAAAAGGTGGAGTGGGCAACACCGGACTTCCTGGTAAGTCTGGCACAGCAATTAGAACTGCCCATTGACTTCGACCTGCTGCGTAAGGATATTGAAGACAAGACCTATGAAAGCGAACTGGAGAGAGATATCCAGGTTGGCACAGACACCGGTGTAACCAACACGCCATCACTGTTTGTGAATGGAGTCAAGGTGAATGAACCTTTTAATATGGAGGAAATTGATGCTCAAATCAAGGTAGCTGCGGAAGCTGTGGCTGCACAATGA
- a CDS encoding APC family permease — MDLFRKKPLAIPENTGAEKLSKTLGAMDLTMLGVGAIIGTGIFVMTGVAAAEHAGPGLVLSFIIAGFACVLSALCYSEFASTLPVSGSAYAYSYVAFGELLAWILGWDLVLEYGVAAAAVSSGWSGYFQGLLEGFGIHLPTALSGAYNADTGTIINLPAVIIILLISYLLTRGVKETARFNAVMVVIKISVVLLFIVTGMFYVKPENWTPFLPFGFHGVVNGAATVFFAYIGFDAISTAAEEVKRPQRDLPIGIISSLAICTVLYIAVSLVLTGIVPYQNLNVSDPVSFALRFVDQNMIAGLISVGAIAGMTTVLLVMLFGQTRLLFAISRDGLLPQSLSKVSPRTHTPVRSTWMVGGLIAVLTGFVPLDRLANLTSIGTLFAFLVVSLGVIVLRRTKTDLRRGFKVPWVPFIPLLSAAACGYLMYNLGRETWMGFLIWLAVGLLIYGLYGYKRSNLNTKK; from the coding sequence ATGGATTTATTCCGCAAAAAACCGCTGGCTATTCCAGAGAATACCGGAGCGGAGAAACTTAGCAAGACACTGGGTGCAATGGATCTGACCATGCTCGGTGTAGGGGCCATTATCGGCACCGGAATTTTTGTAATGACGGGAGTGGCTGCTGCGGAGCATGCAGGCCCCGGACTTGTGCTATCCTTCATTATCGCCGGCTTTGCCTGTGTGTTGTCGGCACTGTGTTACTCCGAATTTGCTTCTACACTGCCCGTATCCGGCAGCGCTTATGCATACAGCTATGTCGCCTTCGGTGAACTGCTGGCCTGGATTCTCGGATGGGATCTGGTGCTCGAATACGGCGTAGCCGCAGCAGCGGTAAGCAGTGGGTGGTCCGGTTATTTCCAGGGACTGCTGGAAGGCTTCGGCATTCATTTGCCCACCGCTTTGTCAGGGGCGTATAATGCAGATACAGGAACCATTATTAATTTACCCGCAGTTATTATTATCCTGCTTATTTCTTACCTGCTGACACGTGGGGTCAAGGAGACCGCCCGTTTCAATGCAGTGATGGTTGTGATCAAAATATCAGTGGTGCTGCTGTTTATTGTCACCGGTATGTTCTATGTGAAGCCGGAGAACTGGACGCCATTCCTGCCGTTTGGTTTCCATGGTGTAGTGAATGGTGCGGCAACCGTATTTTTTGCCTATATCGGATTTGATGCCATTTCGACTGCTGCGGAAGAAGTGAAGCGTCCACAGCGCGATCTTCCGATCGGTATTATCTCGTCGCTTGCGATCTGTACCGTGCTCTATATCGCTGTATCCTTAGTACTTACAGGGATCGTGCCATATCAGAACCTCAATGTAAGTGATCCGGTATCGTTCGCCCTGCGGTTCGTTGACCAGAATATGATTGCCGGTCTGATCTCTGTAGGTGCGATTGCCGGGATGACTACCGTGCTGCTGGTAATGCTGTTCGGACAGACCCGTCTGCTGTTTGCTATTTCCCGTGACGGATTGCTGCCGCAGAGCTTGTCCAAGGTCAGCCCCAGAACACATACACCGGTGCGCAGCACATGGATGGTCGGCGGACTGATTGCTGTTCTTACCGGCTTCGTCCCGCTTGACCGGCTGGCCAATCTGACCAGTATCGGGACCTTATTCGCCTTCCTTGTGGTTTCGCTGGGTGTTATTGTGCTCCGCCGTACGAAAACGGATCTCAGAAGAGGCTTTAAGGTTCCCTGGGTTCCCTTTATTCCGCTCCTTAGTGCAGCGGCCTGCGGGTATCTAATGTATAATCTGGGAAGAGAAACTTGGATGGGCTTCCTGATTTGGCTTGCGGTAGGACTGCTAATCTACGGTCTGTACGGATACAAACGCAGTAATTTAAATACGAAGAAATAG